CCCCGAATGGAGCCCGTTCAAGCGCTTCATGGGCTTCGCGGTCATGGTCCTCTTCGGTTACAAGGCCCCGGACATCTGGATCGCCAATCTCGTCACCAAGCGCACCAATGCGATCCGCAAGGGCCTGCCCGACGCGCTCGACCTGCTGGTGATCTGTGCCGAGGCGGGCCTGACGGTCGATGCGGCCTTTGGCCGCGTGGCGCGCGAACTGGGCCGGGCCTATCCCGAGCTGGGCGATGAATTCGCGCTGACGGCCATCGAACTCTCGTTCCTGACCGAACGCCGGCAGGCCTTCGAAAACCTCGCCTACCGGGTAAAGCTGGAATCGGTGCGCGGGGTGACGACCACGATGATCCAAACCGAACGCTACGGCACGCCGCTGGCCTCGGCCCTGCGCGTGCTCTCTGCCGAATTCCGCAACGAGCGCATGATGCGCGCCGAGGAAAAGGCCGCGCGCCTGCCCGCGATCATGACCGTGCCGCTGATCCTGTTCATCCTGCCCACGCTCTTCGTGGTCATTCTGGGCCCGGCGGCCTGCTCGATCAGCGACCAGTTCATCAACCGCAAGAGCCCCGCGCTCTGAGCCACCGAGCTTCCCGTGCCGCGCGCCAGAGCGCGTCGGACGGGGGCACCGGGCACACGGGAGGGGGGCACACGGGAGAGGGCACGGAGCCCTTGCGAAAAAGGGCCTTACTTCCCCTGTTCCTCGAACCGGCGCACCGCCCCGAGCAGCTTGTCGAGAAGCCCGCGCAGCCGCTCGACCTCGCGCGGGGTCAGCACCGCAAAAATGTCCTCGTAGATTTCCTGGGCCTGTGGCCAGATGCGGGCGTGAATCTCGCGCCCCTGCGCGGTCAGTTCCAGATGGTGCGAGCGGCCATCGGCGACATTCGGGCTGCGCTGGAGCAATCCGCGATCTTCCAGCACCTTGCAGGCCCGGTTGACCGCCACCTTGTCCATCTGTGTGGCGCCGACCAGATCGCGCTGGGTCAGCGCCCCAGCATCGCCCAGCACCGCCATGACCCGCCATTCCGAAATTTTGAGGCCGAACTGGGCCCGATATTCGTTCGCAATGGCGCCGCTCACGGCGCTCGACGTGATGGCCATGCGATAGGGCAGGAATTCGGCAAGACGGGATTGCATGTCGGACATGGTTTCGTGTGTAAGGAAACCGGCGACAATGGCAACAATGATGTTGCCTCATCTGTGGCCAGCAGCCTTGCAATCATGCAAGACTGCTGGTTAACGCGCAACTTTCAGAAAGTTACGCGCACAAAATGGTGCATTACTCCAAAATGGAATAAACCTTCCGGCTCACCCCGATTCGAGAGAGTCACCGCTCGTTGAGCACCCGG
The genomic region above belongs to Novosphingobium sp. IK01 and contains:
- a CDS encoding type II secretion system F family protein — protein: MEQHAAPTLLGINVIHAGSILMMIAAGAMLLAIYAAVTVRDPMAKRVKALNERREQLKAGIITTNARKRQSIVRRNQTTDNIRGILEKLRVLQDSQLSVVQQRLAQAGIRKKEWAVAVIFGRMIGPIALGGLALLWIYVLNFFPEWSPFKRFMGFAVMVLFGYKAPDIWIANLVTKRTNAIRKGLPDALDLLVICAEAGLTVDAAFGRVARELGRAYPELGDEFALTAIELSFLTERRQAFENLAYRVKLESVRGVTTTMIQTERYGTPLASALRVLSAEFRNERMMRAEEKAARLPAIMTVPLILFILPTLFVVILGPAACSISDQFINRKSPAL
- a CDS encoding MarR family winged helix-turn-helix transcriptional regulator yields the protein MQSRLAEFLPYRMAITSSAVSGAIANEYRAQFGLKISEWRVMAVLGDAGALTQRDLVGATQMDKVAVNRACKVLEDRGLLQRSPNVADGRSHHLELTAQGREIHARIWPQAQEIYEDIFAVLTPREVERLRGLLDKLLGAVRRFEEQGK